The following is a genomic window from Neurospora crassa OR74A linkage group III, whole genome shotgun sequence.
CGTCCGCGCCCCCCTCCAGCGCAGAGGGTATGCTGAGGCCGTCGCCGACAAGGCATGTTGATGTTCAGAGTCCCAAGCTTCCGTATCGTTATCATAGCTCTAACTGTTGTCGCATGTCATGTAGATCAAGCTCAGCCTTTCCCTCCCTCACCAGGTACGACTGCGACCCGGTCCGATCGATGCTCGACTACGCCCATCCGATGCCACCTTGACATGTGCCCGCGTATGCCATCATGGTCCAGCACCATGGCTGACGAGTTATTGCCGCATATAGGCCATCTACAAGTCCCAGGATGTCGTCCAGGTCAACATCCCCGCCGTCTCCGGTGAGATGGGTGTCCTTGCCAACCACGTTCCCTCCATCGAGCAGCTGAAGCCCGGCCTTGTCGAGGTCATCGAGGAGAGCGGCAGCAACAAGCAGTACTTCCGTACGTCATCGTCCTCCacaaccgcaaccgcaaccgcagCGGCAGAAGCAACAACAAATGTCGCCATATCAAAGTACCCTTTGGGCTTACACGAGATGTTCTAGTTTCCGGTGGTTTTGCCGTTGTCCAGCCCGGCTCTAAGCTCAGCATCAACGCCGTTGAGGGTTACGCCCTTGAGGACTTCAGCGCCGAGGCCGTCCGCGCCCAGATCGCCGAGGCCCAGAAGATTGTcagcggtggtggtagccAGCAAGACATTGCTGAGGCCCAGGTTGAGCTCGAGGTAAGTTGGAGAGGCGGGTAGTTGGGCGCGATTCCACCGCATCTGTGGTTACTAACGATATGACGTAGGTCCTCGAGTCCCTCCAGGCTGTTCTCAAATAGATGTATCACCATCCTTAATCCTACCCCCATTGTAGCATACACCATGATTTCCTATCTTAGTTAAGGAGACAACACCTGAACATGCTGCTTTGAGTGTGCACAGATCTTGCCTATTGAGGGCCACTAGTGATCGGCCATCGTGACTGCCGCATCTGACAACAGCCGTTTTATTCACTTATGTTTAGGGAGGCACGAGCTTCGCTTACATGAGCAACTTCCGTTTGGCGAAGGGTGAGTATACCCTTACATCTTACGGACTGATCACCGTCAAAAAACCTCCAACTTCACAACCTTGGCTCAATAATCGCGTTACGCCGAATATCATCACCCTTTCCCTACGTAACCTACGATGGACATTCTTAATCAACCTCTTACCCGACCTGGCATTTATCCTGTCGCGCTCAGCAACTGAAAGCGACACAATAGGAGACGCGCATTCCTACTCTGCGCTACCCCCAGCTCGCACATCAACATTATAAAGCTTGTCTCGTTACCACCACTCCGGCTTTATCATAGGCTCAAGACAGGGTTTCCGGAGCGGTTGATACATACTATGCAACGCGATCGGGAAGGCGAACATGTATGTTTGCTCGCAActaatcctcctcctttaagCTAGAATTTGCTGCACCCTGACTTCGCTTTCGGAGAATTAAGCTGCCATACACTGTTGTTTTTACTCACGTCTAACCAGCATCTGCGAGAATATAGTTTGGTTGGGGGCGCAAGTCAGCCGCCGAGGCATGTTTCGTACAGCCAGCGACGCACAAGAGGACAATCGACCCGGGGGACAACCCAATCAACTTCAGGAACCACGCATTTTGGGACAAGTCCTGGCAAAACCGTCCCAAGGACAGCTCCAAAGTATCGCCCCAGTTCCGAACATACAACTCGCCGGAAATGTTTAACCCACGATCAAAAATCAACACGCCCAAACATCACGAAGGCAATCCCTCGCCTACTTATGACTGGATTTCAGAAGCGCCTGTCTCATCTCCCCTAACAACGGGCAATCGCACGGGCCCAGTTGCTAAACCGTCGTCAATCAGCGGTCATCGTATGACTGCGAGGCAGCTGTTTGACCAGTACGGCATAACACCGCCTCCCGGCTAGTTATCGGACAAAGGGGACGAAgttgacgaagaagacgaatCGATAATCAAGGAGCACCACGACAAACTCCAGGCCGAAGGTGTCAACATGTCGAGAGTCCGGAGATTCTGGAGGATATTCCATTGCCATATATGTGGCGGTGATGTCAAAGCACAACTCTATTGTCCTTCTTGTGGTCACCCATTTTGTCGAAACTGCCAGCCGGAAGTTGttgcggaggaggatgtcACGAAAGTGGTCACAGCATCTCAGGCTGTTTACCCTTTTCAATCGGTTGATCCTATTCCCAATACCATGAAGCCACCCATGCCTACGGAGAAACCGATCAAAGAAATTTGCAAACCAGATCCGAAACCTGACGAAATACCAGCAGTAACACCATCCGCAGCAGGTGAGGCAACGACAACAGACACCCAGAGTGGCGCCGTTGGGCGGAGGAAATCAGTGGTGAGCATTCGACAATTCCCGTTCTGTTAATCGATTTTTACATTTCCAAATTATTactttcatttttttttgggttttCTATTACttgggggagaggggggggggatggcGTGTGCTCAGTCTCCCTCTGAGGTTTATCACTTTGCCCACTCAGATCAATATACCTTGGCTGACAATCTGTTTAAAGAAAAGCAGTCGCTTTCTGGTGGCCGGCCGGAATGCCAGGTCAGTAATTTCTGATTCACGGGCCTCGACCACTGAACTGGCATTAGTGTCATCACCAGAAGCTTATGCTCTTGTACAAGCCGGAAACGCCAGTCAAGATCCCGCAGGCCCTCAAGAAGTAGAGCATCGCAAACGATCCTCCAATGTGCAGAACGAAACAAGGCTAGCAAATCCGCCTTCCGAGACGAAAGACAAGCCATCGTTGCATCAGTATGCTTTCGCCCCAGCTGTTGAGGAGTTCAGCCAGGCCACTACAGAGTACACAGAAGGAACACCCACACTGAACGTATTTTCATCCGTCAGCAATGCACAAATCACCCATATTGTTGCATCGGAAGAGACTCGGGGTACCCTTGAAACGTTGTCACCGTCTCCCGTGCACCCGCCTTTACCTCcactcccttttcttcctcctcgtacAATGGCCAGCGATCTCAAAAAGACACCTGATACGAGCAGGTGGAtctcaccaccaaaaccGGTAGCTGCTGTAtcgccctctcctcctctgcccGCCCCCCATGTTCATAAGATGAGGCCCGCTCAACCTGCTGTGGCAAGACAGTTCTCGGCAGTGAAACGACAGGCTAGAAAACTCGCGAATGGGCCAAGCTCACGGGCATCGGAGGAATCTCCAGGAGCGGACGCCGGGACCGTGAAAGGTAGCAGTGGTAGTAGTGTTAATGCTACTAATCGGTATTATATGCCCAAGGTGAAGGTATCCAGTCCGCCGCTATGGTTAAAATTCCCATCGACGAGAACAGGAGGCAATTCCAATCAGACGAAGAGAGCTGTACCTCCCGGAAATAGCGTTCGGACTGGAAGCGTGATCAGTACGGCTACACCTATGACTTCCAACACTGGTGACAGTAAACGAACTGGTGCTTCTGTCGGTAGTCATGCCATTCAGGGGACATCAGCGCGCGAGACTGTCACTAACCCATATTTTCCTCAGCTTGATCAACAAGAGAGACAGACTGTCGAGAAAGGCGAGGAGTCGCGTCACGGGGTACAGGAGCGACAAGGAGAGCACGGGGATCATCAACATAGCGGCGATTTTCACGAACAGACAACACTACATGGGCACGCCCGAAAGGTCGGCCGCAAAGTTAGCGAGGATCTGAAGGCGCGAATTCTCGGCCTACCAGTATCTGAGCAGGCCTCCAAGTCAAGCAAGGGGAATTCGCATCCGCTTCAAGCAGACAGCAGAAGCGGCAACAAGGCCGGACTGGCCACAGTCATTAGCCGGATATCAGAAATGCAGTCCGATCGTTCTACCTACTCAGGCTGTTCTACCCCCTCAACCATTCGCAGCGTGGTCACAACTCCGAAAACACGGCCGGGCCGAACGCTTACTCCAAGTTCAGAAAATAGTGCAAAATGCGCTGGCGGCGATGGACGTCACAGCCAGAATCGAACGCCGACACCAACCACTTCTCGTTTCCCCGGCAGCCATAGCCAAGAGTGGctacagcaacagcaacagcaaccctCATTACTACATTCGGCTCGGCAGCCCACTGGACAACGCGTCAAGGGCCCTCATTCTCCTCCAGCTGTGGGGGACATACACCATCAGACTTACAGTTACTTTACAAGCCTATCATCCCTTCCTTCGCGCTCCCCGGTGACATCCTATCAGTTTCGTGATGCCATCGTAGACAGGACAAAACACAGCAACCACAGAGTAACAACCAGAAGAGAAAGTGAGACAACACCTTTGCTTACCTCCAATGTTGTCTCTACGCCCACCGCTAAGACGCTAGACAACAGGCCATCACCGAAAAAAGCCCCGATTGCGTCGTCTGCTGGTATCCATGATCACCTTAGTGATGTTCGTCGGGCTATTCAAGAGAAGACGAGCTCTGACGAAATCCGCCCGCCGAATGAAGTTGATTACGGATACACATCATCGTCAACACCACAAGAGATTAAAAGACAAGCAGAAGGGTCATCTGAAGAAGAAACTGGTTGCCACCATGATCCAAGTACAGGTATCCATGGATTAACGATTGTGTTGCACCTCAAGGGACAGGAAGACCTGGTCATCAGCACGGATCTGACTCGCGAGGCTTCGGGCGCGGATGGCGCCACTAGTGTGACTATGAGTCTCTCTCCTATTATTCCTCTGTCACCGCAGTCTCCAAATTCTGGCCACAGGGTAGCTTCACCTTTTAGGGTGATGGATGGGTAGGAGATCAAGTGGTTTGGGGCtcgggagaagaaggcagtGATAGGATCGAGATTGTCATACTTGGTATTAGGTTTAGTGAGTAGTGAAACCCATCACCGATGTCTACTTCAAaagcctttttttctttcttgtccTCCGAGTTTGCGATAGAAATACCACCACATTGTATCTGTCCACAAGCCgaatctctctctctgtttCCAGTAATGCTGTAGGATATCCAAATGCGCCATCAACAAAGAATGGTCCTTCCACCTGCTGTGAGCTCCATCTACCCCGGCTAACCTAGGTAGTTTCATCGAGGTCACTTGTCGTCGCcaaaggaagtggaagctaaATAACTGCAGTGGTGTTGGCGCTAGCCAAGCACGGACCAACCGGACGATGCGCTGCTTACCTCTAGTTGCAGAAGCGCTCGCGCTTGCCAACGAACACTGAACCCTGACTGACACTTCACATGCTGCCCGAAACCCGGAAAGAGATAGCGGCGAGTCCAACTGACAAGGGACCAACGACGGTCGTCCGACCTCAACGAACAAAAGAAGAGTCAACACGTGGAAAGTCGATTGATAGACCGTTCCGTCGAAAACCACCTCAACTCGCTAGTAGCAAGATACCGACCAACGACGACCACTTCCTAGGCACTTTAGTTTACCGGGACTAAACACCGGACATCCGAGGCCTCGAGACAAAATCGGAGCCATTCAACCACTCATGCTCACCCAACCAACAAATCACTAGCAAGAAAAGATGGAAGACCTGTGGAAGCCATTACTCGACAACACTACACTAGCAGCGCTTCTACAGAGGCTGAACGATATCACCCCCTCACAATGGTGCCAAGCCTACTACCTCTTTGCCGCGGGCGCGGTGGTGGCCGTAGCAGCCATGCCCAATGAAGTGAGCAGGAGGCTGGTTGATTATGGGGCGAGGAAAGTTCAGTCCGTAAAGGTGTCTCGGTCTGGGTCTAGATCTTCTgaggggaaagaggagaaCGACACCGGCAGGGGCACGGGAAGTGAAGCCGAAGTCAAAGCCAAAGCCAACCGTGTGGAGCGTGGCGGCGACAAGAACTGGTTGCTCTCCTTAACCGACACCCTCACCTCCTACGGCCAAGTTCCGCACTCCTGGTTCATCACGTTTTACGTGGCATCTATGGCATGCTCGCTGTTATGGTTTTGGCAGTTTGCTGTTGATGGGAGGGTGTTGAGGGTGGTTACTTGCAGTCAAGCCTCGCCTACGGCGAAGGGGGGAGatgaaagaggaggagtgtcGGCGTCTTCAGTTACTCTCGGTCAAGTCGGCCTGGCCTGGACGATGATGTTCCTCCAGGGAAGCAGACGGCTGTATGAAGACTCGTTGGTGCACGGAAAGTCCAAATCTACCATGTGGATCGTGCATTGGGTTTTGGGGCTCAGTTATTATCTGTTTACCAGCGTGGCTGTTTGGGTTGAGGGATCTGGTAAGGTGTTCCTGGAGTAGAGTTGTTGTGCTGTTGTTTTTTGGTGTGTTAACATTAAATGTGTCTAGGGGCCATACTGGAGTACCAATCCACAGGAGCAATCGATTATACCATGCCATCTTTCAAGTCGTTGGTTGGAACCTTCATGTTCCTCTACGCTTCAGTCAACCAGTACAGATGTCACAGGCACCTCGCCGGGTTGAAGAAGTACTCCCTTCCTGATCTGGGCCTGTTCCGCTACCTGATCTGTCCTCACTACTTCTGCGAATGTCTGGTCTACCTTTCACTCGCGATCGTTGCCGCTCCCCAGGGAGAGCTGCTTAACAAGACGCTCTTGTGCGCTTTGGTGTTTGTCGTGGTCAACCTCGGGGTGACGGCAGCGGGTACGCGGAAGTGGTACGCCGAGAAGTTTGGGAGCAAGGCGGTAGAAACAAAATGGGACATGATACCCTTCATTTTGTGATTCTTCTCCTCTGCTTCTTCGTTTGTCTGTTCGAACTCACGGACGACGGTTAAACATAGGACCCAGCTTGCTCCCCAGCTTGGAGACTTTCAGAACATCGCGATACGTGAGGCTGACCCGGACTCCCCTCTGGTTTTCCCCGTTTTGGTACAGCGACGGCTCGCGGAGAAGACTCCAGTTTGCAATGGTCCGCTCCGACATGTTCACGTCGGCCGAAAGAGGGTCAATGCCATGAAGGTATTCAGTGTACAGGTCCGCGGTGGTAATTAACAAGCTGCGCGGCTCTTGGAGAATTCTCCACACGGGCTCCGAATCAAGGGCCCCGTCTTCTTTGGCCTTGTAGAGGTTGAGGCACAGACTCGATCCAAGGCTCACTGTGCAAACCACGGGGTGGTATGCCGCTCCGTCCTTGTGCGGCATAATGCCCGTGTTAGGAGGGTATTCGTTAATAAGGACGTGGTTAGGCCGGCCGTGGGGGCTATCCGCGAAgatgtgctgctgctgctgcttctcttTCTCATCGCCACTGCTATCGGATGAGGACGGCAAAACTGGGACGGAGAGCAAACGCGAGATGATCGGTTCTTCTAGCCAAGCTGGTAATGGTTGGCCATCTAAGAGGGTATTTTTAACCAGATCCGAAGGCCATGTTTGAAGTCGGCGATGGGTCAGTTGACGCCATCTTGCTTTAGGAGCCCTCTCAACCTTTTTTTGGCCCGTCATGGTGATTAGAGAATGAAAAAGGGAGCCAGGGAACAACAAGCTAGTCATGATGATACCTTTTCAAGAATCTtctgttcctcctcttcactgATGAAATCCGCAATGTAATAAGCCGAGGGCGGCAGGCCTGCTATACGGCTCGCCTCGAGGGAAGGCGGCAGGCTGAACTGGGAGGACGCCATTGTATCGTTCGTCGCCCACTATTTGATGCTATTTGGTCGctcgttgatggtgatgttgaggCTCTAAACAGCGATCGATGGGAGAGACGATCGATAGAAGGTGGATAAGATGGTCGAATGGCAGTAGTGTAGTCGTGGATGGAGTCAGTCAAATCGTTGACATCAGTTTCATGGCAACGAATCATGGGCTCGAGATGGCATGGATGCTGGCTTGCAAGTGTCTGCGTCATCAGCACTATTTGAGAGAGCAGGGGGGTGCGTGTCTGTTGTGGTGTGTCTTGCGAGGGCCTCCGCCCGTTATGGGTGGGTCCTCTAGGAGATGTCCGCGGGCCGCGAAGAAAAAAGGCGGGGCCCGAGCAATCAAAAAGCCTTGGCTCTCCGTTGACAAGCAGACCAGAACCCCCAACCAACCACGCCAATGTTTGAAGAAGTGAATTCCGAGTGTTGAGAAAGGCATCAAGGCAGACTAGGCGGCGATATCTCAGCACTCCCAAGACAGGCTCCCCCTCGCTCTTCCAGCCATCAACGGGTGAAGCAGCAGGGCGCGCCCAAGGACTAAGTCAGGCTGTGAAACGTCGGGAAACCTTCATCACTGGCAACACGCAGAAAAAGCGAGAGGTCAAGCATCCAAGCATTGGACGGGATGCTGATCCAAACAAATGCAATGCCGCCACCGCCCGTCTGACGGTGAAAAGGATTCAAGGCCCGGGGTTACCGCTGCAACACACCTTTTCCGTGTCAGGCAGGCTCAGGCAGAGTCTAGCAAGTTTGGCCATTCAAGTGACAAGAAAAGTCATTACGCAGTCGACGCAATATCCATGGTCTGGTCTATCATGTCTGCCTGGGAATAGCGgcggaaaaaggaaagactCGTCACCCCTCAACGAGGATGAAGCATCCATCGGATAGGGTCAGGGTCGCAACATGAACTCGGAGTTCATTTTGAAATCCCTTCCGTATTCTGATGCCGACCATTACCAACCACCGGATAGCAATGAGTCCCAACGTCCCATCTCACCCCAAACGGGACACGGCGTGCGGACGGCAACCCAAAGCTGAGACTGTCACCATGACTGACGGTCAAGGAAATTGAAAGCTGATGCAGTGCAGCAGCGCAGCAATGTAATCATTGATTATCTCGAGGCAGGCAGAAGTAAGTGCACAAGCTTGCTCACCCTCTGCCCGTCCACTACACTCG
Proteins encoded in this region:
- the des gene encoding ATP synthase subunit delta, with protein sequence MNSLRIARAALRVRPTAVRAPLQRRGYAEAVADKIKLSLSLPHQAIYKSQDVVQVNIPAVSGEMGVLANHVPSIEQLKPGLVEVIEESGSNKQYFLSGGFAVVQPGSKLSINAVEGYALEDFSAEAVRAQIAEAQKIVSGGGSQQDIAEAQVELEVLESLQAVLK
- a CDS encoding alkB protein, which gives rise to MASSQFSLPPSLEASRIAGLPPSAYYIADFISEEEEQKILEKVERAPKARWRQLTHRRLQTWPSDLVKNTLLDGQPLPAWLEEPIISRLLSVPVLPSSSDSSGDEKEKQQQQHIFADSPHGRPNHVLINEYPPNTGIMPHKDGAAYHPVVCTVSLGSSLCLNLYKAKEDGALDSEPVWRILQEPRSLLITTADLYTEYLHGIDPLSADVNMSERTIANWSLLREPSLYQNGENQRGVRVSLTYRDVLKVSKLGSKLGPMFNRRP
- a CDS encoding alkB protein, variant is translated as MTSLLFPGSLFHSLITMTGQKKVERAPKARWRQLTHRRLQTWPSDLVKNTLLDGQPLPAWLEEPIISRLLSVPVLPSSSDSSGDEKEKQQQQHIFADSPHGRPNHVLINEYPPNTGIMPHKDGAAYHPVVCTVSLGSSLCLNLYKAKEDGALDSEPVWRILQEPRSLLITTADLYTEYLHGIDPLSADVNMSERTIANWSLLREPSLYQNGENQRGVRVSLTYRDVLKVSKLGSKLGPMFNRRP
- a CDS encoding 3-oxo-5-alpha-steroid 4-dehydrogenase produces the protein MEDLWKPLLDNTTLAALLQRLNDITPSQWCQAYYLFAAGAVVAVAAMPNEVSRRLVDYGARKVQSVKVSRSGSRSSEGKEENDTGRGTGSEAEVKAKANRVERGGDKNWLLSLTDTLTSYGQVPHSWFITFYVASMACSLLWFWQFAVDGRVLRVVTCSQASPTAKGGDERGGVSASSVTLGQVGLAWTMMFLQGSRRLYEDSLVHGKSKSTMWIVHWVLGLSYYLFTSVAVWVEGSGAILEYQSTGAIDYTMPSFKSLVGTFMFLYASVNQYRCHRHLAGLKKYSLPDLGLFRYLICPHYFCECLVYLSLAIVAAPQGELLNKTLLCALVFVVVNLGVTAAGTRKWYAEKFGSKAVETKWDMIPFIL